From the Sphingomonas suaedae genome, one window contains:
- a CDS encoding TonB-dependent receptor gives MRGAPLLLLLALPLPTAAQEIIVTGRGLDAPPGDAAYAVAEIDRERIEESASGRIEDVLRDVAGIAQFRRADSRSSHPTAQGISLRGIGGNASSRALLVLDGVPQADPFGGWVPFPAYLPQRLAGIRVTRGGGSGYHGAGALVGTVELTSASADELGPLALTGWYGSRESIDLVATGGTRLGAGEVTVAAQFARGDGFTPTVAEDRGAADRAAPYRQASLALRGVASVASGVELQTNLSAFADSRERGTAFTPVDSKGTDASLRLVGRGTWRWSALAFLQHRDFSSGFASVDATRDTASAVLDQHVPASGHGARIEIEPPLGSGVTLRIGADLRSVRGRTQELYSFVAGSPTRRRSAGGASDTTGAFADLSVERGDWTLSGGGRIDRWAIRDGSLFEAPLAGGLPLTDTQFSDRSGWEASGRAGVAWRADDAVTLRAAGYTGWRLPTLNELYRPFRAGTDATAANALLDPERLRGVEIGVDLTPATGLSLRATGFLNRLDNAIGNVTLATGPGSFPGVGFVPAGGAYRQRLNLDAIDARGVEIDLRWQAGPWRARASWAYTDARVKASGAAAALDGMRPAQTAPHQLSASLGYRGERAGGSVTARYAAAQFEDDLNGRALADALTFDARLSLPLTERFGLELRGENLTDTQVETGVSGTGVVERATPRTLWIGLSLVFG, from the coding sequence ATGAGGGGCGCGCCCCTCCTGCTCCTCCTCGCCTTGCCCCTTCCCACCGCCGCGCAGGAGATCATCGTCACCGGGCGCGGGCTCGACGCCCCGCCGGGCGACGCCGCCTATGCCGTGGCCGAAATCGATCGGGAGCGGATCGAGGAGAGCGCGAGCGGCCGGATCGAGGACGTGCTGCGCGATGTCGCGGGCATCGCGCAGTTCCGGCGCGCCGATTCGCGGTCTTCGCATCCGACCGCGCAGGGAATCAGCCTGCGCGGGATCGGCGGCAATGCCTCGAGCCGCGCACTGCTCGTGCTCGATGGGGTGCCCCAGGCCGATCCGTTCGGCGGCTGGGTCCCCTTTCCCGCCTATCTGCCCCAGCGGCTGGCCGGGATCCGCGTCACCCGGGGCGGGGGAAGCGGCTATCATGGCGCAGGTGCGCTCGTCGGCACGGTCGAACTGACCAGCGCGAGCGCAGACGAACTGGGACCGCTGGCGCTGACCGGCTGGTATGGGAGCCGAGAGTCGATCGATCTGGTCGCGACGGGCGGCACCCGGCTCGGCGCAGGCGAGGTGACGGTTGCGGCCCAGTTCGCGCGCGGCGACGGCTTCACCCCGACCGTGGCGGAGGATCGCGGCGCTGCCGACCGTGCGGCACCCTATCGCCAGGCCAGCCTGGCGCTACGTGGCGTCGCTTCTGTCGCATCGGGGGTGGAACTTCAGACCAATCTCTCCGCCTTCGCCGATTCGCGCGAACGCGGCACCGCCTTCACGCCCGTCGACAGCAAGGGGACGGATGCCAGCCTTCGCCTCGTCGGACGCGGCACGTGGCGCTGGTCGGCGCTCGCCTTTCTCCAGCATCGCGACTTTTCGAGCGGCTTCGCCAGCGTCGATGCAACCCGCGACACGGCGAGCGCGGTGCTCGACCAGCATGTCCCGGCAAGCGGCCATGGCGCGCGGATCGAGATCGAACCGCCGCTGGGATCGGGCGTGACGCTGCGTATCGGCGCGGATCTGCGCAGCGTGCGCGGGCGGACCCAGGAGCTGTACAGCTTCGTGGCGGGCAGCCCGACCCGGCGGCGCAGCGCGGGCGGCGCGAGCGACACTACCGGCGCCTTCGCCGATCTGAGCGTCGAGCGTGGCGACTGGACGCTGAGCGGAGGCGGGCGGATCGATCGCTGGGCGATCCGCGACGGCAGCCTGTTCGAGGCGCCGCTGGCGGGCGGCCTTCCGCTTACCGATACGCAGTTTTCCGATCGCAGCGGGTGGGAAGCGAGCGGGCGGGCGGGCGTCGCCTGGCGCGCGGATGACGCCGTCACGCTGCGCGCAGCGGGATATACAGGCTGGCGGCTGCCCACCCTCAATGAACTCTACCGCCCGTTCCGCGCCGGGACCGATGCCACCGCCGCCAATGCCCTGCTCGATCCCGAGCGACTGCGCGGAGTCGAGATCGGGGTCGATCTGACCCCGGCTACCGGGCTCAGTCTGCGCGCGACCGGGTTTCTCAACCGGCTGGACAATGCGATCGGCAATGTGACGCTGGCGACCGGCCCGGGCAGTTTTCCCGGGGTCGGCTTCGTTCCGGCCGGCGGCGCCTATCGCCAGCGGCTGAATCTCGATGCGATCGACGCGCGCGGGGTGGAGATCGATCTGCGCTGGCAGGCGGGACCGTGGCGGGCGCGCGCGTCCTGGGCCTATACCGATGCGCGGGTGAAGGCGTCGGGCGCGGCGGCAGCGCTGGACGGGATGCGTCCCGCCCAGACCGCGCCGCATCAGCTTTCGGCCAGCCTCGGCTATCGCGGCGAACGCGCGGGCGGGTCGGTTACCGCGCGCTACGCTGCGGCACAGTTCGAGGACGATCTCAACGGTCGCGCGCTCGCCGACGCGCTGACCTTCGACGCACGGCTGAGCCTGCCGCTCACCGAGCGCTTCGGACTGGAGTTGCGCGGCGAGAATCTCACGGACACGCAGGTCGAAACCGGAGTGAGCGGCACCGGCGTGGTCGAACGCGCTACCCCGCGCACGCTGTGGATCGGCCTTAGTCTCGTTTTTGGTTAG